In the Peptoclostridium acidaminophilum DSM 3953 genome, one interval contains:
- a CDS encoding 2Fe-2S iron-sulfur cluster-binding protein: MVTLTINGQSVSVSRKSTIIEAAAKLGIEIPALCYDENLEPVGACRLCVVDVQGARGLLTACSTPVAEGMVVETETERVIDARRGVLRLLLDNHPNDCLTCEKAGSCLLQKYSYKYDVKFDASAKGARRAGLLDDSNPYIMRDDSKCILCGKCVRICGQVSERSVLAFSGRGFDTKVVFDGDASIAESKCVSCLRCVSVCPTGALIDARATGSYRPWEVQTVAVKCKQCDSGCDFDLLKRNGETVAIKPQPPTSGRPLCLKGRLATELEYISSDKLKSPQIKENGSFKICRWSEALGLDNTLSKIIDFENKAGESGK, encoded by the coding sequence ATGGTAACACTTACAATTAACGGGCAGAGCGTTTCCGTGTCGCGGAAAAGCACGATAATAGAAGCTGCCGCAAAGCTTGGTATTGAAATCCCCGCTCTCTGCTACGACGAGAACCTCGAGCCCGTAGGCGCTTGCAGGCTTTGCGTTGTAGATGTGCAGGGCGCAAGAGGCCTTTTGACTGCCTGCTCGACTCCGGTTGCCGAGGGAATGGTAGTTGAAACAGAGACCGAAAGGGTTATAGACGCTAGAAGAGGTGTTCTTCGCCTTCTGCTTGATAACCATCCGAACGATTGCCTCACTTGCGAAAAAGCCGGTTCTTGTCTTCTTCAAAAATATTCTTACAAGTATGATGTGAAATTCGACGCTTCTGCAAAAGGTGCAAGGAGAGCCGGACTTCTAGACGATTCCAACCCTTATATAATGAGAGACGACAGCAAGTGCATACTTTGCGGAAAATGTGTCAGGATATGCGGACAAGTTTCAGAAAGAAGCGTGCTTGCTTTTTCAGGAAGAGGCTTCGACACTAAGGTTGTTTTCGACGGAGACGCTTCAATAGCCGAATCAAAATGTGTTTCATGCCTAAGATGCGTATCCGTATGCCCTACCGGAGCTCTTATAGACGCAAGAGCCACAGGAAGCTACAGACCTTGGGAAGTCCAAACTGTTGCTGTTAAATGCAAGCAGTGCGACAGCGGATGCGACTTTGACCTTCTAAAAAGAAACGGCGAAACGGTTGCCATCAAGCCGCAGCCACCTACAAGCGGAAGACCTCTTTGCCTCAAGGGCAGACTTGCGACAGAGCTTGAATACATAAGCTCAGACAAGCTCAAATCTCCTCAGATAAAGGAAAACGGTTCCTTCAAAATATGCAGATGGTCTGAGGCCCTGGGACTCGACAACACGCTTTCAAAGATAATTGATTTTGAAAATAAAGCAGGCGAAAGCGGAAAATAA
- a CDS encoding MGDG synthase family glycosyltransferase, whose product MNTGIRRIDDLDIKEEVRKLKSMAAKNGLGKLRGPAASKRPAPQKTDILILTAFFGSGHHNVSKAVKEQLLALDQSLGIEIRDLFSVTNPLLEQYAYDLYELITKEMPELYNYFYRKRKDCTEYYIDEITSIMGLQRLTEYILETEPRLIVATFPLCSNIVSRFKKKQKSGIPLATCITDVVDSYEWLSDETDLYLLPAGCVKSSLIKKGIPESRLKVTGIPVRKSFIDAENISKPLPEEIKRVVVMGGGRGHFDVELKLLETLDRMSGVETSIITGRNRELFEKLQAQGFQNTKIIGFVKDPAFLMRRTSLLVTKPGGVTLFEAINCETPLVAKMPNIGQEIENANFIKKYSLGAVKDTTLEVAGEIERLLGSSEEITKLEDNIRSFKATLERDKIGEYLLNLL is encoded by the coding sequence ATGAATACAGGAATCCGCAGGATAGACGATCTGGACATAAAAGAAGAGGTGCGCAAGCTAAAAAGCATGGCCGCCAAAAATGGCCTGGGCAAGCTGCGCGGCCCGGCAGCGTCAAAAAGGCCTGCGCCCCAAAAGACGGACATACTCATACTTACAGCATTCTTCGGCTCCGGCCACCACAACGTATCCAAGGCCGTAAAGGAGCAGCTGCTGGCGCTAGATCAGAGCCTTGGCATAGAGATAAGGGACCTTTTCAGCGTCACAAACCCTCTGCTCGAGCAGTACGCATACGACCTCTACGAGCTCATAACCAAGGAGATGCCCGAGCTCTACAACTATTTCTACAGGAAGCGCAAGGACTGCACGGAATACTACATAGACGAGATAACGAGCATAATGGGCCTTCAGCGCCTCACCGAATATATACTCGAGACCGAGCCGAGGCTCATAGTCGCCACATTCCCGCTCTGCTCCAACATAGTCTCGCGCTTCAAGAAAAAGCAAAAATCGGGCATACCGCTGGCCACCTGCATAACAGACGTAGTCGACAGCTACGAGTGGCTGAGCGATGAGACAGACCTGTACCTGCTGCCTGCGGGCTGCGTAAAAAGCAGCCTCATAAAAAAAGGAATACCCGAGAGCAGGCTCAAGGTCACGGGAATACCAGTTAGAAAAAGCTTCATCGACGCGGAAAACATAAGCAAGCCGTTGCCCGAGGAAATCAAAAGAGTCGTGGTGATGGGCGGAGGAAGAGGCCACTTCGACGTCGAGCTAAAGCTGCTTGAGACGCTCGACCGGATGAGCGGAGTCGAAACGAGCATAATAACAGGCAGGAACAGGGAGCTTTTCGAAAAACTCCAGGCCCAGGGCTTTCAGAACACCAAGATAATAGGCTTTGTCAAGGATCCGGCATTCCTTATGAGAAGAACCAGCCTCCTTGTCACAAAGCCCGGCGGCGTGACGCTCTTTGAGGCCATAAACTGCGAAACACCTCTTGTCGCCAAAATGCCAAACATCGGCCAGGAGATAGAAAACGCCAACTTCATCAAAAAATACAGCCTGGGGGCAGTAAAAGACACAACACTTGAAGTCGCCGGAGAAATAGAGCGGCTCCTTGGCAGCAGCGAGGAAATCACAAAGCTCGAAGACAACATAAGGAGCTTCAAGGCGACGCTGGAGCGGGACAAGATAGGGGAGTATCTTTTGAATCTTCTCTAA
- a CDS encoding NADH-quinone oxidoreductase subunit NuoE family protein produces MTKPLNSKLEEQYPELYAQVGEIVSKWGASRDNLIAVLLDVQSKSERNYLSKEAMLAVSEIMGIIVQDVYEVATFYHAISTKPRGRFLVQLCQGTSCTVNKVVNVKDALEAELGIKIGNSTPDELFTFEYTPCFGACDVSPAMRLNGKVVGNLTPETIKQIIGECREAAKNE; encoded by the coding sequence ATGACTAAGCCTTTAAACAGCAAGCTCGAGGAGCAATATCCGGAGCTATACGCGCAGGTCGGCGAGATTGTATCCAAGTGGGGAGCTTCAAGGGACAACCTCATAGCTGTTCTGCTGGATGTCCAGTCAAAGAGCGAGAGAAACTACCTTTCCAAGGAGGCCATGCTGGCCGTATCTGAGATAATGGGGATAATAGTCCAGGACGTGTACGAGGTGGCTACTTTCTACCACGCGATATCTACAAAGCCAAGGGGCAGATTCCTTGTGCAGCTTTGCCAGGGGACTTCGTGCACCGTCAACAAGGTTGTCAATGTAAAGGATGCTCTCGAGGCAGAGCTTGGAATAAAGATAGGCAACTCTACGCCTGATGAGCTGTTCACTTTCGAATATACGCCATGCTTTGGGGCATGCGATGTTTCTCCGGCAATGAGGCTAAATGGAAAGGTTGTCGGCAATCTCACCCCGGAAACGATAAAGCAGATCATAGGCGAGTGCAGGGAGGCGGCTAAAAATGAGTAA
- a CDS encoding formate/nitrite transporter family protein, with the protein MNKNYLTPAEIAEATINTGIAKCCRPFIPTLLLAILAGAFIAFASEGSNMAAFNLFAKPETYGLGKVLAGSIFGTGLMLVVVAGGELFTGNTMIILGVADKKTAIIDMLKNWGIVYLGNFIGSVFIAYMMVQSGLFNSGANVLGGVTIKIAAYKTSLPFMSAFYLGIMCNWLVCLAVWMAYGAKDMVGKLFAIFFPIWLFITSGFEHSVANMYYIPAGIMAKANPDWAAASHLEPAKLEALNWSSFFINNLVPVTLGNIVGGAGMVALVYYFSFIKPAREAEKKAA; encoded by the coding sequence ATGAACAAGAATTATCTGACACCGGCTGAAATAGCCGAGGCGACCATCAACACAGGTATTGCAAAATGCTGCAGACCATTTATTCCAACACTGCTGCTTGCAATACTGGCAGGAGCTTTCATAGCTTTTGCATCGGAAGGTTCAAACATGGCGGCATTCAACCTTTTCGCAAAGCCTGAAACTTACGGCTTGGGAAAAGTGCTTGCAGGATCAATATTCGGAACCGGTCTTATGCTTGTTGTTGTGGCCGGCGGAGAGCTCTTCACTGGTAACACTATGATAATCCTCGGCGTTGCAGACAAAAAGACTGCAATCATAGACATGCTTAAAAACTGGGGAATCGTATATTTAGGAAACTTCATAGGCTCAGTATTTATTGCCTACATGATGGTTCAATCTGGACTTTTCAACAGCGGAGCCAACGTGCTTGGCGGCGTGACAATCAAAATAGCGGCTTACAAAACATCGCTTCCTTTCATGTCGGCTTTTTATCTTGGAATCATGTGTAACTGGCTAGTATGTCTTGCGGTATGGATGGCATACGGCGCTAAGGATATGGTGGGAAAGCTGTTTGCAATATTCTTCCCGATATGGCTGTTCATAACTTCAGGCTTCGAGCACAGCGTTGCAAACATGTACTATATTCCAGCCGGAATAATGGCAAAAGCCAACCCGGACTGGGCAGCGGCTTCTCACCTCGAACCAGCCAAGCTTGAAGCGCTTAACTGGTCAAGCTTCTTCATAAACAACCTTGTACCAGTTACACTAGGCAACATAGTAGGCGGCGCAGGAATGGTTGCTCTTGTTTACTACTTCTCTTTCATAAAGCCAGCAAGAGAGGCCGAGAAGAAGGCGGCTTAG
- a CDS encoding alanine/glycine:cation symporter family protein, whose product MEQVSQFFQAVNTFLWGPPLLILLMGTGIYLTIRLGFLQVTKLPLALKYLFTEDPEAKDLKVDGDVSAFGAVCTALSATIGTGNIVGVATAIRLGGPGALFWMWMAALFGMATKYAEALLAVKYRVTDENGQMSGGPMYYIERGLNNKFLARCFAVFGIGVAFFGIGTFAQVNSITSAVEISFKIPVIVTGIVLTVATAAVTLGGIKSISKVSELIVPFMAAFYIVGVIVILVLNAAQLPATVALIVKSAFTGHAAAGGFAGATIMIALKSGVSRGVFSNESGLGSAPIAAAAAKTRSCVRQGLVQMTGTFFDTIIICTMTGISLVITGVWNDPALEGAAATTAAFRSGFGAVPMLGELIVTIGLIFFAFTTILGWNYYGERCTEYLFGVKGIKTYKYIFIALVAVGPFLKLNLIWTIADIVNGLMAIPNLIAIIGLSGIIVAETKQYFDELEMKEKEKKKAIA is encoded by the coding sequence ATGGAACAAGTAAGTCAGTTTTTTCAAGCGGTAAACACATTCCTCTGGGGCCCGCCGCTGCTGATACTCCTTATGGGAACGGGTATATACCTGACAATCAGGCTGGGCTTTCTTCAGGTAACAAAGCTTCCTCTGGCTCTTAAGTATCTTTTCACTGAAGATCCGGAAGCAAAGGACTTGAAAGTAGACGGCGACGTTTCGGCGTTCGGAGCGGTTTGTACGGCTCTTTCAGCAACAATAGGTACAGGCAACATCGTTGGTGTTGCAACGGCAATAAGGCTTGGAGGTCCGGGAGCTCTTTTCTGGATGTGGATGGCCGCACTATTTGGCATGGCGACAAAGTACGCTGAGGCGCTGCTTGCCGTCAAGTATAGGGTTACCGACGAAAACGGACAAATGTCCGGCGGACCTATGTATTACATAGAAAGAGGACTTAACAACAAGTTCCTTGCAAGATGCTTTGCCGTATTCGGCATTGGCGTTGCGTTCTTTGGAATAGGAACATTTGCGCAGGTTAACTCGATAACCTCAGCAGTTGAGATATCGTTCAAGATTCCGGTGATCGTAACTGGCATAGTGCTTACAGTAGCTACTGCGGCTGTTACACTCGGAGGAATAAAGAGCATATCTAAGGTTTCTGAGCTTATAGTGCCTTTCATGGCTGCGTTCTATATAGTCGGAGTTATAGTAATACTTGTGCTTAATGCAGCTCAGCTTCCAGCGACTGTAGCCCTTATAGTAAAAAGCGCATTCACAGGACATGCCGCAGCAGGCGGTTTTGCAGGAGCTACAATCATGATAGCTCTAAAGAGTGGAGTTTCAAGGGGAGTATTCTCGAATGAGTCGGGTCTTGGCTCTGCGCCTATAGCGGCAGCAGCTGCAAAGACAAGATCATGCGTAAGACAAGGTCTTGTTCAGATGACAGGAACATTCTTCGACACAATAATAATATGCACAATGACAGGAATTTCGCTTGTAATAACTGGCGTGTGGAATGACCCGGCGCTTGAAGGAGCGGCTGCTACTACTGCGGCGTTCAGATCAGGATTCGGTGCGGTTCCAATGCTGGGCGAGCTGATAGTTACAATAGGTCTTATATTTTTCGCATTCACAACAATACTTGGCTGGAACTACTACGGCGAAAGATGTACTGAATATCTTTTCGGCGTAAAAGGAATAAAGACTTACAAATATATATTCATAGCGCTTGTGGCAGTAGGACCATTCCTCAAGCTTAACCTTATATGGACAATAGCAGACATAGTTAACGGCCTTATGGCAATACCAAACCTGATAGCAATAATAGGCCTTAGCGGTATAATAGTAGCAGAAACGAAGCAATACTTCGATGAATTGGAAATGAAGGAAAAAGAAAAGAAAAAGGCCATCGCATAA
- a CDS encoding YvrJ family protein, with protein sequence MEQLVYLLSNVGFPIVICLYLLMRIEEKLETLTNAISSLGSAIVSMKE encoded by the coding sequence ATGGAGCAGCTTGTCTATTTGCTTTCGAATGTGGGCTTCCCCATTGTGATATGTCTGTATCTTCTCATGAGAATTGAAGAGAAGCTGGAGACTCTCACTAATGCGATAAGCTCTCTCGGAAGCGCCATAGTTTCGATGAAGGAATGA
- a CDS encoding DUF2922 domain-containing protein yields MKRTIEMSFVKSDGKRYTLRLENAREDVTGPEINALMDSLVQKDVFVFDGAAIDGKVAAKIVAIDETPVTLS; encoded by the coding sequence ATGAAAAGGACAATCGAAATGAGTTTTGTGAAATCCGACGGCAAGAGGTATACGCTCAGGCTTGAGAATGCCAGGGAGGATGTCACTGGCCCGGAGATAAACGCTCTTATGGATTCTCTGGTGCAAAAGGATGTCTTTGTGTTCGACGGGGCCGCAATAGATGGCAAGGTTGCGGCGAAGATAGTCGCCATCGACGAGACTCCTGTTACTCTTAGCTAG
- the fdhF gene encoding formate dehydrogenase subunit alpha yields MINVTINGTTVSVPRKSTLLEACNAAGVSIPTFCHDERLQAHAACRICVVEVAGARGLMTACSTPAVDGMDVQTHSERVIEARRGVLSLMIANHPLDCLTCVKSGDCRLQDYCYEYGVKEPEFEGAKKNYEIDDSNPFYISDQNKCISCGRCVRVCNELQCTGAIDLAERGFDTHVATPFDVDLEKSKCVSCGNCVAVCPVGALMPKSKELFRQWETKKVRTTCSYCGVGCQMDLVVKGDTVVGAEPANGPANEGLLCVKGRFGYKFLSHPDRLTKPLIRKNGELVESSWDEAYSLVAKKMKQTKEEFGADSLVGLTSARCTNEENYLMQKLFRAVIGTNNIDHCARLUHSSTVAGLAATLGSGAMTNSITEVKDSDAIFVIGSNTTENHPVIGAMMKQAVKKGAKLIVAEPRRIELADYADVFLQIKPGTNVALLNGMMKAIVDEDLHDKEYIEERTEDFDKLKELLGRHTVEEYAAICGVDAEDVRKAARIYAEADKAGIYYAMGITQHSDGTNHVKSVSNLALLCGNLGKESAGVNPLRGQNNVQGACDMGGLPNSFPGYLSVTSPEIREKFEKAWDAKLSGNVGLTIPKMLSGIDSGDVRLMYIMGENPMVSDPDLTHVEKSLRKVDFLVVQDIFLTETALLADVVLPAAAFAEKDGTFSNTERRVQMVRKAVNPPGEAKADWKIFMDLMNKLGYSNYYRNTSEIMDEIASVTPQYGGISYDRLEEKGSLQWPCPTKEHEGTKFLHKGQFARGKGLFTAVEYKGPAEITDEEYPLILTTGRVLYHYHTMTMTGKVEGLMQKSPESFIELSPNAAENLGVADGEMVKVSSRRGTINVKAAVKDILADNVVFMPFHFAVGAANMLTNTALDPTCNIPEFKVCAVKVEKIATEKTA; encoded by the coding sequence ATGATAAATGTGACAATAAACGGCACGACGGTGAGCGTGCCCAGGAAGTCCACACTGCTTGAGGCATGCAACGCTGCAGGCGTAAGCATCCCTACATTCTGCCACGACGAAAGACTACAGGCGCACGCGGCCTGCAGGATATGTGTTGTAGAAGTCGCGGGAGCCAGAGGCCTCATGACTGCATGCTCGACTCCGGCGGTAGACGGAATGGACGTACAGACTCACAGCGAAAGAGTAATCGAAGCAAGAAGAGGCGTTCTAAGCCTGATGATAGCAAACCACCCTCTTGACTGCCTTACATGCGTAAAATCCGGAGACTGCAGACTTCAGGACTACTGCTACGAGTACGGCGTCAAAGAGCCTGAATTCGAAGGTGCAAAGAAGAATTATGAAATAGACGATTCGAATCCTTTCTATATAAGCGACCAGAACAAGTGCATAAGCTGCGGAAGATGCGTAAGGGTATGCAACGAGCTTCAGTGCACTGGCGCAATAGACCTGGCTGAAAGGGGTTTTGACACACACGTGGCAACTCCTTTTGATGTGGATCTTGAAAAGTCCAAATGCGTATCCTGCGGAAACTGCGTTGCCGTTTGCCCTGTCGGAGCCTTGATGCCAAAGAGCAAGGAGCTCTTCAGGCAATGGGAGACTAAAAAGGTAAGAACTACATGCTCATATTGCGGCGTAGGCTGCCAGATGGATCTTGTAGTAAAAGGCGACACTGTGGTAGGCGCAGAGCCAGCCAACGGACCTGCCAACGAGGGACTTTTGTGCGTCAAGGGAAGATTCGGCTACAAGTTCCTTAGCCACCCGGACAGGCTCACAAAGCCTCTTATAAGAAAGAACGGGGAGCTTGTGGAGTCTTCCTGGGACGAGGCATACAGCCTTGTTGCAAAGAAGATGAAGCAGACAAAGGAAGAATTCGGAGCTGATTCGCTAGTTGGGCTTACATCTGCAAGATGTACAAATGAGGAAAACTACCTCATGCAAAAGCTTTTCAGAGCCGTAATAGGCACTAACAACATCGATCACTGCGCACGCCTCTGACACTCCTCAACGGTTGCAGGTCTTGCAGCCACACTGGGAAGCGGAGCGATGACAAACAGCATAACTGAAGTCAAGGATTCAGACGCGATATTCGTAATAGGCTCCAACACTACAGAAAACCACCCTGTAATAGGCGCAATGATGAAACAGGCGGTTAAGAAGGGCGCAAAGCTGATAGTTGCCGAGCCAAGAAGGATAGAGCTTGCCGACTACGCTGACGTTTTCCTTCAGATAAAGCCTGGAACAAACGTAGCGCTTCTAAACGGCATGATGAAAGCCATAGTAGACGAGGACCTTCATGACAAGGAATATATAGAAGAAAGAACAGAGGACTTCGACAAGCTAAAAGAACTTCTCGGCAGACATACTGTTGAAGAATACGCAGCTATATGCGGCGTAGATGCAGAGGATGTAAGGAAAGCGGCCAGAATATACGCAGAGGCCGACAAAGCCGGAATATACTACGCAATGGGCATAACTCAGCACAGCGACGGAACAAACCACGTCAAGTCGGTTTCAAACCTTGCTCTGCTTTGCGGAAACCTAGGAAAGGAATCTGCCGGAGTCAACCCTCTAAGAGGACAAAACAACGTGCAGGGAGCCTGCGACATGGGCGGACTTCCAAACTCGTTCCCCGGCTACCTGAGCGTCACTTCTCCAGAAATTCGCGAGAAATTCGAGAAGGCCTGGGACGCCAAGCTCTCTGGCAACGTGGGACTCACCATACCTAAGATGCTAAGCGGAATAGACAGCGGCGATGTAAGGCTTATGTATATAATGGGCGAGAACCCTATGGTTTCAGACCCGGACCTTACTCACGTCGAAAAATCTCTAAGGAAAGTGGACTTCCTCGTAGTTCAGGACATATTCCTCACAGAGACTGCACTGCTTGCTGACGTTGTGCTTCCTGCAGCCGCCTTTGCAGAAAAAGACGGAACCTTCTCAAATACAGAAAGAAGAGTCCAGATGGTAAGAAAGGCTGTGAATCCTCCGGGGGAAGCCAAGGCCGACTGGAAGATATTCATGGACCTTATGAACAAGCTTGGATATTCCAACTACTACAGAAATACAAGCGAGATAATGGATGAGATAGCATCAGTTACCCCTCAGTACGGCGGCATAAGCTACGACAGGCTTGAAGAAAAAGGAAGCCTGCAGTGGCCTTGCCCGACAAAGGAGCACGAGGGCACGAAATTCCTGCACAAGGGCCAATTCGCAAGAGGCAAGGGACTTTTCACAGCCGTAGAGTACAAAGGACCTGCAGAGATTACAGACGAGGAGTACCCTCTGATACTTACAACAGGAAGGGTTCTATACCACTACCACACAATGACAATGACAGGCAAGGTAGAGGGCCTCATGCAGAAATCCCCGGAAAGCTTCATAGAGCTTTCGCCAAATGCAGCTGAAAACCTTGGCGTTGCTGACGGCGAAATGGTGAAGGTATCATCAAGAAGGGGCACAATAAATGTAAAAGCCGCAGTCAAGGATATACTAGCTGACAACGTGGTGTTCATGCCTTTCCACTTTGCTGTGGGAGCGGCCAACATGCTTACAAACACAGCTCTGGATCCGACCTGCAACATACCTGAATTCAAGGTCTGCGCAGTGAAGGTTGAAAAAATAGCCACAGAAAAGACAGCTTAA
- a CDS encoding serine hydroxymethyltransferase, whose amino-acid sequence MLNSLKEKDQALYDIVGEELARQRNGIELIASESYVSEAIMELQGSVLTNKTAEGYPGKRYHAGCHVVDKMETLGIERAKELFGAEHANIQAHSGSQANQAVYAAMLNPGDTILGMRLDQGGHLTHGSSVNFSGKMYDCVSYGLNRETEIIDYDEVEKLAKEKRPKLLIAGASAYPRLIDYERMSLIAKEVGAYFMVDMAHIAGLVAAGVIPSPVPHADFVTSTTTKTLAGARGGFILCRGEHAAKVDKGIFPGVQGSMHFHIMAAKAHTFKNAMTSEYRECMQQVVRNAQKLAQTLSQRGFRIVTGGTDNHLMLVDVRPKGLTGVQLDEALESVGITVNKNMIPFDLQKPAVTSGIRIGTTAMTIKGMKEEEAEHIGALIDEVASNIDNKAALEGIAKRVVELGSSFPLYQGYFE is encoded by the coding sequence ATGCTTAACAGTCTCAAGGAAAAGGACCAGGCGCTTTACGATATAGTAGGCGAGGAGCTTGCGCGCCAGAGGAACGGAATAGAGCTAATAGCGTCTGAAAGCTACGTGAGCGAGGCGATAATGGAGCTGCAGGGCTCAGTGCTCACAAACAAGACGGCCGAAGGCTATCCCGGAAAAAGATACCACGCCGGCTGCCATGTGGTAGACAAGATGGAGACGCTCGGGATAGAAAGGGCCAAGGAGCTCTTTGGCGCCGAGCACGCCAACATACAGGCGCACTCGGGCTCGCAGGCCAACCAGGCAGTATATGCGGCAATGCTAAATCCCGGAGACACGATACTCGGCATGAGGCTCGACCAGGGCGGCCACCTCACACACGGCAGCAGCGTCAACTTCTCGGGCAAGATGTACGACTGCGTATCATACGGCCTGAACAGGGAAACGGAGATCATAGACTACGACGAGGTTGAAAAGCTTGCAAAGGAGAAAAGGCCTAAGCTCCTCATTGCGGGAGCGAGCGCATACCCAAGGCTCATAGACTACGAAAGAATGTCGCTTATAGCAAAGGAAGTCGGAGCCTACTTCATGGTCGACATGGCACATATTGCAGGCCTTGTGGCGGCAGGCGTCATACCAAGCCCGGTGCCTCACGCGGATTTTGTGACATCGACAACCACAAAGACACTAGCGGGCGCAAGAGGCGGCTTCATACTCTGCAGGGGCGAGCATGCAGCCAAGGTGGACAAGGGCATATTCCCGGGAGTACAGGGCTCAATGCACTTTCACATAATGGCGGCCAAGGCGCACACCTTCAAAAATGCCATGACTAGCGAGTACAGGGAGTGCATGCAGCAGGTAGTGAGAAACGCGCAAAAGCTCGCGCAGACGCTTTCGCAGAGGGGATTTAGGATAGTAACAGGCGGCACAGACAACCACCTCATGCTGGTCGACGTCAGGCCAAAGGGACTGACAGGAGTGCAGCTAGACGAGGCGCTCGAGAGCGTAGGCATAACAGTAAACAAGAACATGATACCATTCGATCTCCAAAAGCCTGCAGTGACAAGCGGCATAAGGATAGGAACGACAGCCATGACAATAAAGGGAATGAAAGAGGAGGAGGCCGAGCACATAGGCGCGTTAATAGACGAGGTTGCCAGCAACATAGACAACAAGGCGGCGCTCGAAGGCATTGCAAAAAGAGTCGTAGAGCTCGGCAGCAGCTTCCCTCTCTACCAGGGCTACTTCGAATAA
- a CDS encoding complex I 51 kDa subunit family protein, with protein MSKTVSVISKNFYKVNPDSIDEYIAAGGFEGLKKAITMKPEEIIELLNKSDLQGRGGAAFSVATKWNHAVRVSAPVKGIMCNADEGEPGTFKDRSLLEHNPFGVIEGMIIGAYVGGGSQMNHARIYIREEYTYLHGRVRNAIKQAEERGFLGNDILGTGLNIEMKVVSGAGAYVCGESSALLESTEGKAGRPRIKPPRLNNVGLYNLPTLLNNVESYSIVPILVRDDSEYRSYGTEKSIGTKMISVSGNVKKPGVYEIPFGITIREVVYDIAGGLSSERPLKFVQIGGASGAIVPASQLDTPISYEGLCEIGVAVGSGAVVVADDSNSMLDYFDSLAHFFAEESCGKCTPCREGNRQLVKIVGLMKSGKATAADFDRLVDMLGLMKGASFCGLGKTEPAPFLAAIKHFEDEVRGYFK; from the coding sequence ATGAGTAAGACCGTAAGCGTTATATCAAAGAATTTCTACAAGGTGAATCCTGATTCCATAGACGAGTACATAGCCGCAGGGGGCTTTGAGGGCCTTAAAAAGGCTATAACAATGAAGCCCGAGGAGATTATAGAGCTGCTCAACAAGTCTGACCTTCAGGGAAGGGGCGGAGCCGCGTTTTCAGTTGCCACTAAGTGGAACCACGCAGTCAGGGTGAGCGCGCCTGTAAAGGGCATAATGTGCAACGCCGACGAGGGCGAGCCTGGAACCTTCAAGGACAGGTCTCTGCTTGAGCACAATCCTTTCGGAGTAATAGAAGGCATGATAATAGGCGCCTACGTGGGCGGCGGCTCGCAGATGAACCACGCCAGGATATATATAAGGGAAGAATACACCTACCTTCACGGCAGGGTCAGAAACGCCATTAAACAGGCCGAGGAAAGAGGCTTCCTTGGCAATGACATACTCGGAACAGGCCTCAACATCGAGATGAAGGTCGTATCGGGCGCCGGCGCATACGTGTGCGGCGAGAGCTCTGCTCTGCTTGAGTCTACAGAGGGCAAGGCGGGAAGGCCAAGGATAAAGCCGCCTAGACTTAACAATGTCGGACTCTACAACCTCCCCACTCTGCTCAACAACGTGGAGTCATACAGCATAGTCCCTATACTAGTAAGGGACGACAGCGAGTACAGAAGCTACGGCACTGAAAAGAGCATAGGCACTAAGATGATAAGCGTCTCGGGCAATGTCAAAAAGCCCGGGGTTTATGAGATACCATTTGGAATAACTATAAGGGAAGTCGTGTACGACATAGCCGGAGGACTCAGCTCCGAGAGGCCGCTCAAGTTCGTTCAGATAGGTGGGGCTTCGGGCGCAATAGTGCCTGCAAGCCAGCTTGACACTCCGATATCCTATGAAGGCCTTTGCGAGATAGGCGTTGCAGTGGGCTCGGGCGCAGTTGTTGTAGCTGACGATTCGAACTCAATGCTCGACTACTTCGATTCACTGGCGCATTTCTTCGCCGAGGAGTCATGCGGCAAGTGCACGCCTTGCAGGGAGGGCAACAGACAGCTCGTCAAGATTGTAGGGCTTATGAAATCTGGCAAGGCCACAGCCGCTGATTTTGACAGGCTCGTTGATATGCTTGGTCTCATGAAGGGCGCATCGTTTTGCGGCCTTGGAAAGACTGAACCTGCTCCGTTCCTTGCTGCTATAAAGCACTTCGAAGACGAGGTAAGAGGCTACTTTAAATAG